Genomic segment of Esox lucius isolate fEsoLuc1 chromosome 15, fEsoLuc1.pri, whole genome shotgun sequence:
ggtggtgtgtgtgtgtgttcgtgtgagGGAGTCATGTTCTGGAGTCATAAAATGTATGTCTGGCCATCCTCATCATTGCATGTCAATGTGGACACCCGCCTTGGTAGCTCATTAATGCTTCTATGTGCTGTAACACTTCTCTTACTTCTCCACATCCTTCACCCCTTTCTCCTGGTTGGTCTGTATGGTCAGTCCAACTGTGTCTGGCCAAGTGTGTCTGGCCTGTatctcactgtgtctctgtgtctccagTGAAGCCCACTAAGATTTACAGCCGTGGCTCTGTGGTGATGGTGGATGAGATGATCAACTCCAGCCCTCCTAACTACCGCTTCCCCGACGCCGGCCTGCGCATCATGATTACCAACCATTTTGGCCCCAAGACACGGCTCCGCATGGCGAGCCGCCTCATCATCAATGAGGTGGGAGAGGTCAATGGGGTTGGGGGTCAGAGGGTACAGGATCAGTTAGCGGGGTCAGGCCGAGGGGATCTGACACAGCATCAGAATATGTAGTTGTTACAGGAAGGGTTACATTTATAAAGACATTAGATCTACTGGAGAAGAGCTTGGTTAATGTGTGATTTAGTTGGGCTTTTTTAGGGCCCAGAGATCTAGAACACATCAAAGTACTGAGGCACCACTTCACCCTGAGATCTATACCAGAGCGTGGCACACAGATTTGGAGGCCTGTTTAGATTTTAAACCATTACacattaatactgtgtttttcaaaataatctgCTGTCAATAAATTAGTATAAAACAATTAATTGTTTAACAAAACTAGGCTtactagagagacagagagaaacttTTGGCTTTATACGATTTGCTATTGCAACTGGTGTATGTAGGATAGGGAAGGTGTAGTTAAAAGTGATAATTAGCCCACACTTTGATAGATGGGCTGCATGCTTCAATCTCTTCAGATGATCGCTATTGGTTTACATAGCAAAAAAACGAATCCTTGGATATATTCACAGTGTGTTGTCCAGCAGATCAGCTGCgtgatgttttgtgtgtgcagtGCCTCTTCGTTTACACAGAGCATGGCCTGTTCATGGTGCCATATGCAGAGCCCCAAAACCCCAAAATAAAACGTAATGTTGAGATATAGAAACCTTTATTTCTATATAAGGCTTCCTAGACCCGGGAGGCCTTGGGGTTCACGACCCTCTGCTGTCCCTGGCCCACAGCTTGAGGAGGGTGTCTGCAAACAGCAGCGGCTTGGTGTGCCACAGGCTATACAAAGGTTTGGCGGGGCACCGGGTTAGGCCCTGGTTGCACCTTCATGGGCAGACAGAGCTGAAACGTACCCTTTCCTGATAAACCGTCAGGCCCGTTGCTCTGCCTGACACTTGAATGACGTCCTGTGGTAACGCAGAATTCATCCCACAGGCCTTGTTCGGGTGCCATAAAGATATCCTCTTGCAGCTCAGCTTGGTATGAAGAGTGCATAGAGGCAGTGTTGAGAGCCCTCACCGCCGTGAAGACCAATTTGTAGACCCTCTCCGTCAAGGATGACTAGAATCGCTTGTACTTAGCCCGAAGGCTTGGTGCACTCCAGGAGTTCCACAGGAGACGTGGGTGAGCCCAATTCCCTCCATGTCGACGCATTCCAGAACCAACCCAACGTGAATAGGGTTCTTGGAAGACTGCGGGGTGCCTGATGTGCAGCTGGCCTCCTTCAAGCATTCCGGGAGGACTGGCGTGAACTACCTTGGATAGTTTTCTTAGCAGGATATGGTGGTCAGATCCTTGACAACCTGGCCGAGGGAACAAAAGAGTCGTCACCCCTGTCAGATAACTCCCCAGTCCCGTGGAGTCGTCATCCTCTCCAATTAGGCGTCTAATATGTTTTATGAAGCAATTATGGGGAAATGGGTTGGCCATGTCACAGCAGTGGCCGTTCCTACTCTGGAAAGGTTTTTGTCCGCTAAGGTAAAGGGAAGGAAAACCATCACAACCGCCCCGTCCGGAGAATTGCGCCAGGCAAACGTGTTGTAGGCTTACATCTATGGACAGAGGATATAGAGATTGCAGCTTTCTGATGAAAAGCAAGAAGTGTTCGAATGATTCGGAGATGCTGACCCTTGGCCCTTTTGTAGGATAGGAACGTCATCTCCCCACTGACAAAAGTGTCTCTGTAGTGGCCTGGTCACGgccatgttctgtgtgttttagttctagttGTCCTGTTTCATTGTAATTGGTTTCCCCTGTGTCTCATTAAATCCTTGTTAAGTCCCTATTCAAGTTCCTCTTTTCCTAGGGTTTCTTGTCAGTCATTATTGGATCtcattgttgctgtgtgtggTTCCCCACGTGATGTTTCATGTCTCTGAGCCCTGCAATTAAACGTGAGTTTATTGTGGATccctctgcacctgtgtcctgtctTCTACTGAACCGTGACAGTCTCAGTGTACAGCAAATCATGACCTGTGTAATATAATAAGACCTTCTGACAAATACGCTTGGGGCATATCCCATAGTGAAATATCAAAATGAATACCTGAAAGATAAACCCTCGTGAGGCagcactgtgtgtttgtgtttcagccAAAGGCAGCACAGGAATGGACGTGTGTGACGTTGTTGAAAGAAGTCAGCCAGGAACTGTTCAGTCTCCTTTGTCTCAACatgtgtgtaaatatgtgtgtgtgtgtgtgtgtgtgtgtgtgtgtgtgtgtgtgtgcagcaacAAAGGCTTGTGCAGGCGTCTAACGGTGTGGACAACGCAACCATGGTGATCACTGATGGTAAACCTGAGACCTTGGAGAATGGCATTATACCAGAGGATAAGActgctgaggaagaggaggtagaAGCCCTGAACTCACCATTCACCATccctggtgagtgtgtgtgtgttcaggtagTACAGGCCGAGTGTGGGACCAAAAGATGAAAGGTGTtacaggtccccacaaggaacCAGTCTATTTCTGGTTTAGGTGTTcggtttagggtaaaactttGAAGTTACTGGGGTAAGTTTTACAACTGGGGTTACTTTCCTGTTGAGATATCATGGGTTAGGGTAAGCATTATTGCttagttaaggttaggcatgaaGGTTAGGTCCTTGAGGTTAATGTTAGAGTTAGTGTTATAGAACAAGGATAGAAATACAAACTGGACTGGCAagaagtttgtgtgtgtggctgtatatttatataatatgcTACTCTGACACCCTACTTAAAATGAAATAACTGATTGTACCCTATTGGTTATAATGGTTGAGCTGGTGTTTGATGTTCCTTCCACCAGGGGGCTGCATGGAGATGTCAAAGTGGCTGATCTCTTGGCCTATCCTGCTGTTGCTCTACTTCACCATACCAAACTGTGCCAAGCCTCGCTGGGAACGTTTCTTCATGCtatctttcttcctctccaccGTGTGGATTGCCGTCTTCTCCTACTTGATGGTCTGGATGGTGAGACACACTTGAGGTTCTCTAAGTTCAAATGTCACCGTCGATTTGTGGACGACTAAATCCGATGTTTCCACAACCATTTTGCCACAAGTGGGTAGATCCACATTCATGTAAATGATCAGCGACAAATCTTTACAAAAGCGCAGGCAAGCTCTCTCCAGTAGTTGCTAGCCAGAGTGACACTGATAGCATAACGACTAAGCTGCTGTTCGTTTTGCATGTTGTTTGTTAGAGTTTtatatgtgcctgtgtgtgcaggTCACCGTAATTGGCTATACCCTGGGCATCCCTGATGTCATCATGGGCATCACTTTCCTGGCAGCCGGCACCAGTGTCCCTGATTGTATCGCCAGCCTGATCGTTGCTCGGCAAGGTACAGCCCTGcactctatttctctctttctctccatgaCTCTTCATGTTGTTGTGTAATTTGCCGGTGTACAGTATGGTCTGAACAGGATTTTACATTCTATTTGTATCTAGGTCTTGGGGATATGGCCGTCTCCAACACCATTGGTAGTAATGTCTTTGATATATTGGTGGGACTTGGTCTTCCCTGGGCTATACAGACCATGGCTGTGGACTATGGCTCTGAGGTAAAGAAATGATGTCCCACTCTGTCCTTATGCTATTGCGTCACAATTTTACCTAATACCAATTCCTCTTTAATATCACAATCTCACGCTTTCTGTCTacctctttgtgtgtgtgtgtctctgtttctgtctctctttgtcttctctctccctctctctcctagGTGATGATCAACAGCAGGGGGCTGGTCTACTCTGTGGTGTTGCTACTGGGCTCTGTAGCTCTGACAGTGAGTAAAAGGATATGGATTATTATTTTGATGCTTTGCTCTGCTTAAAAGGGGCAATCCGTTGAAAATGTCACATGTAATGCTACATAATGCTCTCTCTGGACAGGCTAGCAAAATGACCCGGTTAAGTGGTTTGATTAAAAAGTTAACCTATTTTAACTTGGTAGAGTTTTTGTTCAAAGCTGGTCAGTCTGGTTGCTATGACAATGCAGAAGGTTATCTGAGTGTAAGCGGGGAAACAGATGTGGGAACTGCTTTGCTTTATAGTAATGGAATGAGGAAAGGATATTATTTTGACAGCACTTTCAGTAAACTTTCACCAAATATATACAATGACAAAATCGACTAGATGTGTTCTTGACAAGCTCACCTATACCATCTACTGGCTGATTTGGTGATCTATAGTTCAGACAATTTTCTAAGTATTTTAAAAAGCGTGTTATCCCCTAGCTGATAGCACTTTAACTGTATAGCTATGACACCTTGCTATCCAATTCCTTGattttataaatgcaacacttaaaaataaaattatggatgtatttttattttacccagTCACAGAACATAAGCTTTCCCGATTTGTAGGctttaccctaaccctagtAACTCTCTCTTTCACAATCTATTGATCTACCtaaacctctcctctctctaactGTCCTCTCTCGTTCTGTGCCCTGCAGGTTCTTGGGATCCATGTGAATAACTGGAAACTGGACCTGAAGCTGGGTGTCTATGTGCTGGTGATGTACGTCGTCTTCCTGTGTTTCTCCATCATGATCGAATACAACGTGTTCACCTTCGTCAACCTGCCGATGTGTCTGGAGCGCCTTTAGGATGACCTACACCACCAGACCGGAACAGGAAGTCACAGCTGAACAATGGACCCACACAGACGGATGGAAACTCAAACCCCAACTAACTCAATCGTTTCTGTTTGAATCCAACTAAATTTGTCACATTTCCTACAATAATCTAATTTCAAGGTGCTTTCCAAATAACAGAGTAAGCTGTGAGAAAAGtaagacaaaatgtttctttggaAATATAAACATGAGAGAAACATCAATAGAACTGAACAAATAAGAGAAAGTAAAATGGAAATCTAGACACGCCTTCACTTTACATAAATATAACCACATCGTAAATGTCTGCCCTGACTATACAGGTTTCAAATGATTTCCGTATTTATCTCTAACATAAAAATCCTTCGATTCCTACGGGTTCCCAACGTCTTCAGACCCTCAAACAACGTTCTCCCTACACTTGTCCGAAATGAAATACGAACAGAAACATATAGTCTCCAACTAACCCAGAGGAAAAGACAGTGAGTCTCCCTATTTGCCTCTAAAGCTCAACGCAGCATCTGAAGGTGAGAAGTCCAGCTTGTGGAAACCTACCCAGTCTTTACGTAACCCTGGATAAACGTCTTCTGCGGTTGGTATCTCATCCTGACTgggagattttattttattttggtcagGCAGCTCACCGGAGTTGTTATCTACTAAAGGACTTGCACCTCATTTTTTCCCTCTTGATTTATTTCATATGTTTCCTTGTGGAGAAAAAGGACGTACATTTCAAGAAAATATTGCACTTTAAATGTTGAAGTAGAGTAAATATACAcaacatattatattttttgcttCATCGTTCCCCTCCCTTTGCATAGTGCAataagaaagagacagggaggcaggcaggatGTGCCAAGTCCACACTCATTCTCTTTGGCAACAAGAGGAGAGTTCATGGAAGAAAGTGTGCTTCTTCTATTTCTGGATGCTCTCCAACTGCAAGAAACTGCTGACAAACACAGGAGCTCTGATATGCTGTGAACAGTGTTTTAGTGTGGGTAAATTGATGAGAAGAAGTAAAGGGGAGTCTAATCTGTTAGTATTCAGCACCACGTGGAGAGGAGAACGCCTCTTGGGAGACTTCCATACTGTGACTCTCAATGCCTATGGTGCTTAGTGGACGGTCATTTAACAAATAGTGTAGTGTAACCGGAAGTGGGCCCTTTGGCAGAATAAAAGCTATCTTTAGGTCTTAAAGAGGCCACTTCTTGTACAGTTTACTGGCAGAGACCCGGACCTATACAATACAAGCTCCCTcctgtgaccccccccccccccggcctaACCAGTGCCTCCCATAACACTGGCGGTGGTTGATATGGGACAGCCTGGTTGATACGGGACAGACTATTATATACATCAGGAAGGGTACGACCAGGACCGCAGACGGGGATCTGTACTGCACAATGACACAGGTCTTTATGTCGGCTTTTGAGGTGTGGAAATTTGACCCCTTCATGCACAAGCTGAGGTCCTCTTGTTATGAACAGAGCGCTTCCTTCTGCCAATCGGGTAAGGAAGAGCAGATTGGATGCAGTTCCTGTGTACATATTTTAAACTGcttccacctctcctctacCCTCACCCAAATAATCATTTTCCTCTTGCCTACATCTTggtctctctgcctctatctCTCTGATCATGTCTTCTGATTGGATGCGAGGcagagtttatttatttatccctCAGCGCAGAAGCTCAGGGGGATGACCAACCTATGCGTCCCTCTGGTAACCTCCGTTTATTGGCAGCTACGAGTGGAGTCGCCCTCCACCCATCTGACTGACC
This window contains:
- the slc24a4a gene encoding sodium/potassium/calcium exchanger 4a, whose product is MEPLPGQNRPMSKKSAIAKIFKVRKRRQMLFVQVSFICSILCLTWCMSALLTKTGHGLVLEHGLVDSSDHLGRRLMALDGDNDTLEKNCTEPAINEFPEDIFTTYHRTRGAVLLHIFAALYMFLALAIVCDDYFVMSLEKICEKLDLSEDVAGATFMAAGSSAPELFASIIGVFITHGDVGVGTIVGSAVFNILCIIGVCGIFAGQVVYLTKFAVFRDSIYYTLSVVALIAFIYDEKIVWWESLVLVVMYFGYILIMKFNSSLQNYFSGKEDKSLANGNTVMSNELEDVKPTKIYSRGSVVMVDEMINSSPPNYRFPDAGLRIMITNHFGPKTRLRMASRLIINEQQRLVQASNGVDNATMVITDGKPETLENGIIPEDKTAEEEEVEALNSPFTIPGGCMEMSKWLISWPILLLLYFTIPNCAKPRWERFFMLSFFLSTVWIAVFSYLMVWMVTVIGYTLGIPDVIMGITFLAAGTSVPDCIASLIVARQGLGDMAVSNTIGSNVFDILVGLGLPWAIQTMAVDYGSEVMINSRGLVYSVVLLLGSVALTVLGIHVNNWKLDLKLGVYVLVMYVVFLCFSIMIEYNVFTFVNLPMCLERL